In the Polyangiaceae bacterium genome, ACGAAGATGTAGTCGCCGCTGAAGATCCCAGCATCGATCATCGAATCGCCGGTGACTTTCAGGCCGAAGACGTCTCGACCGCCGCGTACCATCATGCGATCGATGCGCACGCTGTCGACCACCTGCTCCTCCGCGAGCAGAGGCAAACCGGCTGCGACCCGACCGAGCACCTTGATCTCGATGAGGTCCTCTTCGCTCGCCGGCGCCGCCGGCTCTTCGTCATGAACCAGCTTGAGCGCTCGGCTCTTCATGTCCTCGCGCCGCAGGTAGCCCTTCCGCTCCAGCGCTCGAAGGTGGTCGTTGACACCGTTCGTGCTCTTGATGCCCATATGCTCGCCGATCTCGCGAAGGGTGGGCGGATAGCCGCGCTCGTTGATGGAGCGGCGGATGAAGGAGAGGGTCTGCTCTTGGCGCTTGGTGAGACCTTGCATGACTCGACTACGATACTGAACGGGTGTAGGCCCGTCAAATTCTGTGCCTATCTTGTGGAGAACTTTCGAAAAACCTCCGCAGTTTCGGCTACTTACATAGACCTACATTTTGTCCGCCGGCGCCGAAATTCGAGCCAAGTCGGTGGGTTGTAGCCCAGGATCTTGTCCACAGTTTCAACTCTGTTCACGTGCGCATCGGAGCACTGCGCACGGGGGCACCCTGCGCAGACGTGATGCGCCCGGATGTTCCCCTCGGCCCTCAGAACTTGCCGGTGATGCTGAGGAAGGTGAGCTTGTCCGTGGTGTCGCGCAGCCGGCTGACCAGCATGCGCACGAAGCTCCAGAGCACTTCGTAGGCAAGGTCCTTGTGCAGGAACAGCAGGTCGTCGAAGGCATCCTTGGGAATGGCGAGCACGCGGCAGCGTTCGTGCACGCGCGCATCCGCGCTGCGCGGAGACTCGTCGAGCAGCGCCATTTCACCGAAGATCTCGCCGGGGCCGAGGATGGCCAGGGCCTCTTCACCCATGCCGGGAACTTCGCGGCTGATGCGAACGCGGCCCTCCAAGATCAGGTACAGCTTGTCGCCGGCGTCGCCGTGCTGAAAGATCTTGGTGCCGGAGGTGTGGGACTCTTCGGTTGCGATGCGCGCGATCAGCTCGAGGGCCTGAGGCTTCAGCCCCTCGAACAGCGAGATCTTCTCCAGCTGACGGACGCGCTCGCTCATCTGACCCGGACCATAGCTCGGCTGGCAGCCAGCGGGGTACTTATTGGAAACGTCAGCGCGTGAATCGCACGCGAATGGGCGGCGTGTTCTTCACCGTGGCGTTGCCGAAGGCGTCGAGCCCGGGCGTGTAGCGCTTGCGCATCGCACAGCTGCGAGCAAGTCGCCCGAAGCCGTGCCCGGGATCTGCGAGAATGGACACGCTGCGTGGGCGACCATCCGTCCCCACCTGCACGGTCAGGGTCACGACGCCGAAGTCGACTTGGTCCATGTCCGCTTCCGGAGGGAAACCGCAGTCGTTCCAGCTACCGCCGCCGAGCAGGCCTGCGGGCTTGGTCAGGTTCTCTTTCGGCGCGGGGCCGCCGCCACCCTTTTGCGTGCCGGTGCCCCCGGGCTTGCCGCCGGGCTTTGCCTTGCGATCGTAGACGGCTTGCTTGCTGGTGCCGTCGGAAGACGTAGTCCCACCGCTGTAGCGATCTCCCGGACCGGTGACGAACCCTTGATCGGTCAGATCGAGTGGCGCGTCGGGATCGGGGTCTGCCGTGAGCACCTTGCCCGCCTGCGCGGCTTCGGGCGGAGGGTCGACGTAGGGGTTGTCGGAGTTGGGGACGGGAGTGTCCGGGGGCTTCTGCACCGTCGGCTCGGGCTTGGGCTCGGGCTCCGGTTCCGGCTCCGGCACTTCCGCTTCGGGCGGCGGTGTGAAGTCGACGTCGTAGGTGGCGCGCAGGCGCTCCGCCACGCCTTGATCGACGATGGCCGCGAAGCGCGAGAGGTGCACCAAGGTGGAAAGACCGCGCGCAGCCGCACCGCCATGGACGAAGAAAGCGCCTGCGATGCCGATCAGGAATCCAATCCGCACCTGCCGGCGTCCCAGGGCCAGCACCGGACCGAGTGGGTCGAGAGAGCGAGAACTCGACGCCGCTTGGCGGTAGGCGGCGCCTGAAGCGCGGTCCCCGTCGGTGTCGAGCAGCGTCATCCTCTCACTTCTTCTCGGTGTCGACGGGCACTCCCTCGGTCAGCGGTGAGACCGCGAAGGCGATCTTCGCCACGCCAGCTCGCTTGAGCAGATCCAGTACGTGAATGACGCGGCCGTGCTCCACTTTGCGATCGGCGCGGATCACGGCGCGCAGGTCCTTGTTCTTCTCCCGGGCGGTCTTGGCCGCGCCGCCGATGGCTTCGTCGTTTTCGACGTTCTTGCCGTCGATCAGTGTCTTGCCGTCGGCAGTGAGCTCCACACTGAAGATCTGCTGCACTTCCTCGCTGGAGGCGGCCTTGGGCAGATCCATGGGCATGCCGCGCGAGACGATGATCTTGGCCGTGACCATGAAGATGATCAGCAGCACCAGGGTCACGTCCACCAGGGGCGTGACGTTGATGCCACTGATCAGGCCTTCGTCGTCCTCTCCGCCGCTGGCTGCCATGGCTCAGCCCTCGTCCTCTTCTTCTTCGTCGTCCTTCGATGCACGGGCGGGGGCTGGGGCGCGATTGACGACTGCGGGCTCTGCGGTGCCCGCCTCCACCGCGACCAGATGCGCCAGCAGCACGCGCGAGAGCGCTTCCGTGTTCGCCAGCACGCTCTTCGCTTGGCGCTGAAACACGTTGTACATGGCCACCGCGGGAATGGCGACGGCAAGGCCTACTGCAGTGGCCACGAGTGCTTCGGCAATGGCGTACATCACTTCTTGAGGTGCCATTGCAGACGCGGCAGCCGTGGCCGCGGCGGCGCTCGCGTCTTGGCGGCCCAAGGCTTCGAAGGCCTGGACCACGCCGATCACCGTTCCGAACAGCCCGATGAAGGGGGCATTGTTGCCCAGGGTGCCGAGGAAGGCGAGACGCCGCTCCAGCTTCATGCGCTGCAGTGCCGCGGCGCCCTTCATGGCCTCGTCGGCAGCCCGCGCGCCGCGATCCGCTTCGAGCAGGCCCGCGCTCACCACCGCTGCTTCTGCACTGGGGCTCTTCTGCATGCGCTGCTTGGCGCCGTCCAGATCTCCCTCGCGCAGTCGCTCGCGCAGCTGGGAAGCCAGGCTCGCGAGGTCGTCGCGCAGCGAGTAGTAGAACCACGCCCGCTCGAGCATGATCGCGACCGAGACCACGCTGAGCACGATCAGGAGCCACATCACCCAGCCGGCGCCGAAGTTGGTCATCAGGCGCTGCAGCCACTCGACAAGATTCATTTCTTGAGTTCCTCGTGCGTCGTTATGGGGGTCCGGGATGTCTAGGACAAGCGTCTTTCAGATGCGAGGGCGGAAAGCATTTTCGCTCGCGGCCGGCACCTCTTGGAGTCAAGTGTTTGAAATATCACGGTAATTTCACAAAAGACCGCGCGTGTTCTCCTGGCGCTGCCTATTGGAGGGACCCGCCAGGGGTCAGATTTCGTGGGGCATCAGATCGTGGGGCGAGCGGAAGAACTGGGTGGGTGAATACGAACCCAGGCAGGAAACCCGTCGGGCATAGATGTCGGCGTATAGGTTCACCTGCAGGCCGAAGCTGCTCATCTCGTGTTCTTCTTTCAGCAGCGAGCCCCAGTAGGGGTGAAAGGCGTCGTCCACGCGCTCGATGAGCCCCGCGTGTTCGTGATCGGCGCGGCGCATCTCGGAGCGAATGCGCTCGATGGCCTTCTTCACCCGGACCCGATCGGCGCCGACGTCCAGGGCGCCGGCGCCGTTGCTCTGGCGGGACAGGTCTTTGAAGCGAGCTTGATAGAAGCGAAGCTCGTCTTCGAGCTTGTCGCGGATCTCGTACAGCTCGCGCACGCGAGTCATCTCCGTGAGGCACGCGTCCTGTGCGCGAAGCTCTGCGTCCAGCTCCTGCAGGATGAATAGCGTGCGCCAGCTCGACTCCTTCTTGGAGCGCAGAATGTCGCCGTAGATGTGATCCCCCACGTAGAGCACGCTCGAGCCGAGCACCCCCGTGAGTCGCTCGAAGTCTCGCAAGTTGCCACCCTCGTAGAGGCGCCCGCGTTCCAAGGTTTTCACCTGGCGCAGGACGCTGTCGTCGCGCTCCATGAAGGGACGGCCGTTGTGAAACCACGCGGGCTTCTGCGCGGAGCAGACGACGATGTCGAAGTAGTTTTGCCACGAGGGATACTCGGGCATGGCGTCGCCGAGCAGGAAGCGCAACATCTGGTCGGAGTAGCCCCAGGGCGAGTTGGTCAGCAAAAACAGGCGTTTGCCCGCGGAGCGCAGCTTGTGCAGGGTCCGCGCCAGCGCCGCGTCTCGGTCGACGAAGCGCGCCAGATCTGCCGTGACTTGGGCGTAAACCGAGCCGTCGCGATGCGCCTCGTCGATGGCGGCGCGCACGTCGCCGAAGAGCTTGCCGTAGTCCACCTGCTCTTTGTTGTGTTCGAGAGCGGCGACGATGGCGGCGAAGGCCGTGACCTCGGACAGGGC is a window encoding:
- the lexA gene encoding transcriptional repressor LexA gives rise to the protein MQGLTKRQEQTLSFIRRSINERGYPPTLREIGEHMGIKSTNGVNDHLRALERKGYLRREDMKSRALKLVHDEEPAAPASEEDLIEIKVLGRVAAGLPLLAEEQVVDSVRIDRMMVRGGRDVFGLKVTGDSMIDAGIFSGDYIFVKKQATAERGDIVVALIGDEATVKYYFPERDYVRFQPANAQMAPILVRATDFKSTMLLGKVIGVFRQI
- a CDS encoding cyclic nucleotide-binding domain-containing protein produces the protein MSERVRQLEKISLFEGLKPQALELIARIATEESHTSGTKIFQHGDAGDKLYLILEGRVRISREVPGMGEEALAILGPGEIFGEMALLDESPRSADARVHERCRVLAIPKDAFDDLLFLHKDLAYEVLWSFVRMLVSRLRDTTDKLTFLSITGKF
- a CDS encoding HAD-IG family 5'-nucleotidase — translated: MPPPSASDRQLVLPIPGVLDEAEAAARIPRADRVFVNRNLRMSSIEWVGFDMDYTLAIYRQDAMDALSVELTVERLIRRGYPRYLRRLAYDTRFPIRGLLIDKRFGHVLKMDRHKVVLKGYHGQQRLSREQLLELYHHKRIRPHTPRYHWIDTLFALSEVTAFAAIVAALEHNKEQVDYGKLFGDVRAAIDEAHRDGSVYAQVTADLARFVDRDAALARTLHKLRSAGKRLFLLTNSPWGYSDQMLRFLLGDAMPEYPSWQNYFDIVVCSAQKPAWFHNGRPFMERDDSVLRQVKTLERGRLYEGGNLRDFERLTGVLGSSVLYVGDHIYGDILRSKKESSWRTLFILQELDAELRAQDACLTEMTRVRELYEIRDKLEDELRFYQARFKDLSRQSNGAGALDVGADRVRVKKAIERIRSEMRRADHEHAGLIERVDDAFHPYWGSLLKEEHEMSSFGLQVNLYADIYARRVSCLGSYSPTQFFRSPHDLMPHEI
- a CDS encoding MotA/TolQ/ExbB proton channel family protein — encoded protein: MNLVEWLQRLMTNFGAGWVMWLLIVLSVVSVAIMLERAWFYYSLRDDLASLASQLRERLREGDLDGAKQRMQKSPSAEAAVVSAGLLEADRGARAADEAMKGAAALQRMKLERRLAFLGTLGNNAPFIGLFGTVIGVVQAFEALGRQDASAAAATAAASAMAPQEVMYAIAEALVATAVGLAVAIPAVAMYNVFQRQAKSVLANTEALSRVLLAHLVAVEAGTAEPAVVNRAPAPARASKDDEEEEDEG
- a CDS encoding biopolymer transporter ExbD, with product MAASGGEDDEGLISGINVTPLVDVTLVLLIIFMVTAKIIVSRGMPMDLPKAASSEEVQQIFSVELTADGKTLIDGKNVENDEAIGGAAKTAREKNKDLRAVIRADRKVEHGRVIHVLDLLKRAGVAKIAFAVSPLTEGVPVDTEKK